In a genomic window of Neisseria flavescens:
- a CDS encoding pyridoxamine 5'-phosphate oxidase family protein produces the protein MQTIPANIVKFLSNHHVVSIAAAEEGEVWAACCFYVFDEANARLIVLTSLKTKHGGIMSRSAKVAGTIAGQPDSITKISGIQFAATAALIEDEADLKVAQSLYYKAHPAARVMRSDVWALNLDSVKFTDNKLVFAQKTYWNRED, from the coding sequence ATGCAAACGATTCCTGCCAATATAGTGAAGTTTTTGAGCAATCATCATGTAGTCAGTATTGCTGCTGCGGAAGAGGGCGAAGTTTGGGCGGCTTGCTGTTTTTATGTATTTGACGAGGCGAATGCCCGATTGATTGTGCTGACATCTTTGAAAACGAAGCATGGCGGAATAATGAGCCGCTCTGCCAAAGTAGCCGGTACCATTGCCGGACAGCCTGACAGCATCACGAAAATCAGCGGCATTCAGTTTGCGGCGACCGCCGCTTTGATTGAAGATGAAGCGGATTTGAAAGTGGCGCAGTCTTTGTATTACAAAGCGCATCCTGCTGCCAGAGTGATGAGAAGCGATGTTTGGGCATTGAATTTGGACAGTGTGAAATTCACTGACAATAAATTGGTATTCGCACAAAAAACGTACTGGAATCGCGAGGATTAA
- a CDS encoding UbiX family flavin prenyltransferase, with protein MKRLVVGISGASGFQYGVKALQLLREHQVETHLVVSQGAEMTRALETDYTKEDVYALADVVHSVRNVGASIASGSFLTDGMLIAPCSMKTLASVAHGFADNLLSRAADVTLKERRKLVLMVREAPLNLAHIENMRRVTEMGGIVFPPVPALYQKPESIEDMITHSVSHALDLFGIIQNDVPRWQG; from the coding sequence ATGAAGCGTTTGGTTGTCGGCATCAGCGGTGCCAGCGGTTTTCAGTATGGCGTGAAAGCTTTGCAGCTTTTGCGTGAGCATCAGGTAGAAACGCATTTGGTGGTTTCGCAAGGGGCGGAGATGACCCGCGCTTTGGAAACGGATTACACCAAAGAAGACGTTTATGCTTTGGCGGATGTCGTGCATTCCGTCCGTAATGTCGGGGCAAGTATTGCCAGCGGTTCGTTTTTGACGGATGGAATGTTGATTGCGCCGTGTTCAATGAAAACTTTGGCTTCGGTTGCCCATGGATTTGCCGATAATTTGCTCAGCCGTGCGGCGGATGTAACGTTGAAAGAGCGGCGCAAGTTGGTGTTGATGGTACGTGAAGCTCCGTTAAACTTGGCGCACATTGAAAATATGCGCCGCGTGACAGAGATGGGCGGCATTGTGTTTCCTCCCGTTCCGGCTTTATATCAGAAGCCCGAATCCATTGAAGATATGATTACACACAGCGTCTCTCATGCTTTGGACTTGTTTGGCATCATTCAAAACGATGTGCCGCGCTGGCAGGGATGA
- the secG gene encoding preprotein translocase subunit SecG: MEAFKTLIWIINIISALAVIVLVLLQHGKGADAGATFGSGSGSAQGVFGSAGNANFLSRSTAIAATFFFATCMAMVYIHTHSSKHGLDFSDVKQTQQAPKPATPAQNNTTPVAPNPQQQ, from the coding sequence ATGGAAGCCTTTAAAACCCTTATCTGGATCATTAATATTATTTCCGCTTTAGCCGTAATCGTGTTAGTATTGTTGCAACACGGTAAAGGCGCGGATGCCGGCGCAACGTTCGGTTCCGGCAGCGGTAGCGCGCAAGGCGTATTCGGTTCTGCCGGTAATGCCAACTTCCTCAGCCGCTCGACTGCCATTGCTGCAACATTTTTCTTTGCGACCTGCATGGCGATGGTGTATATTCACACCCACTCCAGTAAGCACGGTTTAGACTTCAGCGATGTGAAGCAGACCCAGCAAGCTCCTAAGCCTGCAACGCCTGCACAAAACAATACAACTCCTGTTGCACCGAATCCTCAGCAGCAGTAA
- the tpiA gene encoding triose-phosphate isomerase — MYHQIGMWDQKWVIGNWKMNGRLQNNNALMHRFRIMPTAERVLIGLAAPTVYLLQLHNAMQIVLNNRILTCAQDVSRFPNNGAYTGEVSAEMLADIGTDIVLIGHSERSLYFGEKNEIQRRKMENVLNVGLIPLLCVGESLEEREAGKEHEVIAHQLSILQGLNTKNIAVAYEPVWAIGTGKVATVEQIADMHAFIYKEILSLCGSDVKIRVLYGGSVKADNAADIFAVPHVDGALVGGASLSYDSFTAIINAAQAS, encoded by the coding sequence ATGTATCACCAAATCGGAATGTGGGACCAAAAATGGGTTATCGGCAACTGGAAAATGAACGGCCGACTCCAAAACAACAATGCGCTTATGCACCGCTTCCGCATCATGCCCACCGCCGAACGCGTCCTCATCGGCCTGGCCGCTCCGACCGTTTATCTGTTGCAACTGCACAACGCCATGCAGATAGTCCTCAACAACCGCATCTTGACCTGTGCGCAAGACGTGAGCCGTTTCCCGAATAACGGCGCATACACCGGCGAAGTGTCCGCCGAAATGCTTGCCGACATCGGTACAGACATCGTTCTCATCGGCCACTCCGAGCGCAGCCTTTATTTCGGCGAGAAAAACGAAATCCAACGCCGCAAAATGGAAAACGTCCTCAACGTCGGCCTGATTCCATTGTTGTGCGTCGGCGAAAGCTTGGAAGAGCGCGAAGCCGGTAAAGAACACGAAGTCATTGCCCACCAACTTTCCATTCTGCAAGGTTTGAACACCAAAAACATCGCCGTTGCCTACGAGCCGGTTTGGGCGATCGGTACAGGCAAAGTCGCCACCGTCGAACAAATCGCCGATATGCACGCATTTATCTACAAAGAAATCTTGTCTTTGTGCGGAAGCGATGTTAAAATCCGCGTTCTTTACGGCGGAAGTGTGAAAGCGGATAACGCGGCCGACATCTTCGCAGTACCTCATGTAGACGGCGCATTGGTTGGTGGCGCGTCATTATCATATGACTCCTTTACCGCCATCATCAACGCAGCACAAGCCTCGTAG